CACGAAGCGGACCAGGACCGGGTTCTCATCGGGAGCATGGTCAGCACACGCAGGTCGACGGTTGACGAGCTTCGCCGCCAGCACGGCGAAGGGAAGCTGCACATCCTCGGCGAAATGGGTCCGTACTACGAGGGCCTGCGGGCCGACGACCCGGCGGTGAAACCGTTCTTCGATCTGGCGGAGGAACTGGGTATCCCCGCGGCGTACCACCTGTTTCCGGGCGGCGGGCCGGGGAGCCTCTACGCGGGCGGCATGATGTCCCGGATCCGCGCGGCCAACGCGGACCCGATGCAGATCGAGGAAGTGCTGGTGACCCACCCCACCATGAAGATCTACGTCATGCACGCGGGCTGGCCGTACCTGGAAAACATGAAGGCGCTGATGTTTGCGCACCCTCAGCTCCACGTGGGCATTGCCGCCATCAATTGGTTGATCCCCACGGTGGAATTTCACACTTTTCTAAAGGGTCTGGTCGATGCAGGATACGGTAAACGCATCCTTTGGGGCACCGATCAGATGGGCATGCCATCGGTCATGGACGATGCATTCGAGGCCGTTGACGGCGCCTCGTTCCTTACCGCCGAACAGACGGCTGACATCTTCTATTTCAATGCGGCCCGCTTCCTGGGACTTTCCGAAGAGGAGATCGCCGGACATTGGGCAACGAACTAGGCGCAAGCGCAAGGCTCTGTCGCATCCCGTCCGGGCGCCGGCCGCTTACTGCCGGACCGAACCCGAACCGATGAAGGTCTTGCTGATGATTTTCCATCCCGTGCCGTCGTCGATCAGATGAAAATAGTTGGTGAAGCTCATGCCCCCCGGAAACCCCGTCTCCTCGAGCGTCACCGCGGCCACCCGTCCTTCTATCTCCATACTGACAATGCTGGGCCGGTACTCGGCTCCCAAGTCCCGCATCCGCAGGCGTTCCATGCCTTCGATGAACTCCGCGGGCCTCTCCGTGATCAGTTCATCGCCGATGTAGCCGTGCATCACCGCCCTTTCATGGAACACGCTGCGCAGCTTTTCGCCGTCGCCTTCGTACGTTCCCTGCGTGTACAGTTCGATGGCCTCGGCAACGCGCGCCGCCTCCGGGTCCGGCGCCTGCGCGAACGCGGCCGCGCAAGTCAACGACAATGCCATCAAAACGCCCCGCATCCATCTTTCAAACCACGTCACC
This portion of the Gemmatimonadota bacterium genome encodes:
- a CDS encoding nuclear transport factor 2 family protein, with translation MTWFERWMRGVLMALSLTCAAAFAQAPDPEAARVAEAIELYTQGTYEGDGEKLRSVFHERAVMHGYIGDELITERPAEFIEGMERLRMRDLGAEYRPSIVSMEIEGRVAAVTLEETGFPGGMSFTNYFHLIDDGTGWKIISKTFIGSGSVRQ
- a CDS encoding amidohydrolase family protein, with protein sequence HEADQDRVLIGSMVSTRRSTVDELRRQHGEGKLHILGEMGPYYEGLRADDPAVKPFFDLAEELGIPAAYHLFPGGGPGSLYAGGMMSRIRAANADPMQIEEVLVTHPTMKIYVMHAGWPYLENMKALMFAHPQLHVGIAAINWLIPTVEFHTFLKGLVDAGYGKRILWGTDQMGMPSVMDDAFEAVDGASFLTAEQTADIFYFNAARFLGLSEEEIAGHWATN